The following are from one region of the Oncorhynchus masou masou isolate Uvic2021 chromosome 24, UVic_Omas_1.1, whole genome shotgun sequence genome:
- the LOC135513264 gene encoding large ribosomal subunit protein eL36, with amino-acid sequence MAIRYPMAVGLSKGHPVTKNVTAPKHARRRGRLTKHSKFVRDMIREVCGFAPYERRAMELLKVSKDKRALKFIKKRIGTHIRAKRKREELSNVLAAMRKAAAKKD; translated from the exons atGGCTATCAGGTATCCTATGGCCGTGGGGCTTAGCAAAGGCCACCCCGTAACCAAGAATGTGACCGCACCCAAACACGCCCGTAGACGAGGG CGTCTGACCAAGCACAGCAAGTTTGTGCGTGACATGATCCGTGAGGTGTGCGGCTTCGCGCCTTACGAGAGGCGCGCCATGGAGTTGTTGAAGGTGTCCAAGGATAAGCGTGCCCTCAAGTTCATCAAGAAGAGG ATTGGCACTCACATCCGCgccaagagaaagagggaggagctCAGCAATGTCCTGGCTGCCATGAGGAAGGCTGCTGCCAAGAAGGATTAA